A single genomic interval of Helicoverpa armigera isolate CAAS_96S chromosome 22, ASM3070526v1, whole genome shotgun sequence harbors:
- the LOC110380903 gene encoding apyrase, whose product MFSVCYNLLCVCLLTVSANVLRGNLYQLDIVHYNDFHDRFEETSVAYPICKSNDTSCLGGFARLYQEIHTLLDERPGALLLNAGDTFQGTYWYTLLKWNVTQTFINMLPNDAHALGNHEFDDGILGLVPYLKDLKGPVLAANLLSSKDSQMNGLYQPSVVVEKKGRKIGIIGLITKSTERLSNSEGVTFLEPIPIVKKEAKILTDQGVDIIIVLSHCGIIEDIQIAKEVGENIDIIVGGHSHSLLWNGEAPSKEPVTGPYPIVVESKAKPGHKVLVITASAYSKYLGNMTAYFDSEGDLQSFEGSPVFLNRSIPEDPKIKALLAPYTEKLHRIVNEVVGYSDDDFDMDICASQECALGNFVTEAFLNSSSELYPTKLPSISFFLRSMIRSSLLKGDITKGSIINMSPFTNNLVTFVIKGKHIIEALEKSVLHPWTVHPYAGSSTPHFTGIHAKINTTSAKVLEIHLKDGDELKPFDVDADYQVSTLDFLTRGASGFTMFKEHGRDHKVLGLDSEAIERYVRKASPIKAHLDNRLELIS is encoded by the exons ATTCGAAGAAACATCAGTAGCCTACCCAATATGCAAGTCCAACGATACCTCCTGTCTCGGAGGTTTCGCGCGCCTCTACCAGGAGATCCATACATTGCTGGATGAGAGACCTGGTGCTCTACTCCTGAACGCCGGAGACACATTCCAGGGGACCTATTGGTATACTCTGTTGAAGTGGAATGTCACTCAGACATTTATTAATATGCTGCCTAATGATGCTCAT GCTCTTGGAAACCACGAATTCGATGATGGAATACTAGGACTGGTTCCCTACTTAAAGGACTTGAAGGGACCAGTCCTCGCAGCCAACCTCCTCAGCAGCAAGGATTCACAAATGAACGGCCTTTACCAACCGTCGGTGGTGGTGGAAAAGAAGGGCAGGAAGATTGGGATTATCGGTCTTATTACTAAGTCTACAGAG CGCTTATCAAATTCAGAAGGTGTGACATTCTTAGAACCTATTCCTATAGTGAAAAAGGAAGCGAAGATATTAACAGATCAAGGAGTCGATATTATTATAGTACTGTCTCACTGTGGAATTATTGAGGATAT acaAATAGCTAAAGAAGTAGGAGAAAACATAGATATAATAGTTGGAGGTCATTCACATAGTTTGTTGTGGAATGGCGAAGCGCCGTCCAAGGAACCAGTGACTGGACCCTATCCTATCGTTGTTGAGAGTAAAGCGAAGCCGGGGCATAAg GTATTAGTAATAACAGCTTCTGCGTACAGCAAATACCTCGGGAACATGACTGCGTACTTTGATTCGGAAGGAGACTTGCAATCGTTTGAAGGATCTCCCGTTTTCCTGAACAGGTCTATTCCTGAAG ATCCGAAAATCAAGGCTCTTCTAGCACCATACACTGAAAAACTGCACAGGATAGTGAATGAAGTAGTGGGATACTCGGACGACGACTTCGACATGGATATTTGTGCATCACAGGAGTGTGCTCTTGGTAACTTCGTGACTGAAGCGTTTTTGAATTCT TCAAGTGAGCTGTATCCCACGAAGCTGCCTTCCATCTCTTTCTTTCTTAGGTCAATGATCCGCAGTTCTTTGCTAAAAGGAG ACATCACAAAAGgctcaataataaatatgtcgCCGTTCACAAATAATCTGGTAACATTTGTGATCAAAGGAAAACATATTATAGAAGCCTTGGAGAAGTCCGTTCTTCATCCTTGGACAGTTCACCCTTATGCTGGTTCTTCTACACCACATTTTACGG GTATCCACGCAAAAATCAACACAACATCTGCTAAAGTGCTGGAGATACATTTGAAGGATGGGGACGAGTTGAAACCGTTTGATGTGGATGCAGACTACCAGGTGTCAACCTTGGATTTCCTTACAAGAGGAGCTAGTGGTTTTACG atgtTCAAAGAGCATGGCCGTGACCACAAAGTACTGGGTCTAGACTCTGAAGCCATTGAAAGATACGTCAGAAAAGCGTCACCAATCAAAGCTCATTTAGATAATAGACTAGAGCTAATTAGTTGA